The Candidatus Acidiferrales bacterium genomic interval AAATCCCTTCGGGCTGTTTGACATCAACAACAAACCGACCGTGACGGTCGGAGTCATAAGCTCGCTGGGTATGAACTTAAAAGTCGACGACCAAATGGGCGGCGTAAAAAATTACAGCAGCATGATCGAGACGGACGCGGCGATTAACCCGGGAAATTCCGGCGGCCCGCTCGTCGACCAGAACGGAAGAGTCATAGGCATGAATACTATGATTTACACCGGCGGTGTAAGTCAATCATACATCGGCTACGGATTCGCCATCCCGGTAAACAGAGTAAGAGCCATCGTGGAACAATTGAAAAAATACGGCAAAGTGGTACACGTAAGCTGGATCGGATTGAAGCTGCAGACTGTCGATGAAAACATCGCAAAGTCTCTCAACATGAGCGAATTTTCGGGCGCGATGGTGAATACCGTGGAACCCGGAAGCCCGGCAGACAAGGCGGGACTTCATCCGGGTGACATAATACTAAAATATCAGGATGATCCCGTGCGGGATGCCGACGCACTTCTTTCGCAGCTCCACGATTTACCGCCGGGGAGCAAAGCGAAATTCGAGATTCTCCGCAACAACAACTTATTGTCCCTGACTCTCGAGGTTGGAACAAAGGAAACCAGCAAATGATAAAACGCTATTCACCTGCCGAATTGAGTGCCGTTTGGAGCGAAGAAAATAAATTCCGTATCTGGCTCGATGTAGAAATTGCGGCGATGGAATGCCAGGCACAGCTGGGAAGAATTCCGACGGAGGCGGTTTCCGAAGTCAAAGCGAAAGCGAAATTCGACGTCGCAAGAATAGATGAAATTGAGAGAACAGTCAAGCACGACGTTATCGCTTTCCTGACGAATGTCAGCGAGAATGTTGGACCACCGGCAAGGTTTGTCCACCTCGGCATGACATCTTCGGATGTTCTCGATACGGCATCGGCAATTCAATTGAAACAGGCCGGCGAAATCATCCTCAAACACCTTCTTGACATCCAAAAAATCATAGGCGAGTTAAGCCTGAAATATAAGGATGTCCCCGAGATCGGCCGTACGCACGGGATACACGCCGAGCCGATCACGTTCGGCCTAAAAATCGCGGTGTGGTACGATGAACTCGGAAGAGACATCGTGCGGCTCAAGAGCGCCATTCAGGAAATCGCAGTCGCAAAAATTTCCGGCGCCGTAGGAACTTATTCGCACATTTCACCCGAGGTCGAAAAATATGTTGCGAAGAAATTCGGGCTGCAGCCTTCGATTGCCTCCACGCAGGTCATCCAGCGCGATCGGCACGCGCAATTCATGACTGTGCTAGCCGTAATTGCGGGCACGTTCGAGAAGATGGCGCTTGAGGTCCGGCACATGCAGAGAACGGAAGTCCTCGAGGCCGAAGAGCCGTTCACAAAGGGTCAAAAAGGTTCTTCTGCAATGCCGCACAAAAGGAATCCGGTGAATGCGGAAAGAATCTGCGGCATGGCAAGGTTGGTGCGATCGTATGCCATGGCCGCTCTCGAAAACCAGGCGCTGTGGCATGAAAGGGATATTTCCCACTCGTCCGTCGAGCGCGTGATATTTCCGGATGCGACGCTGGGACTGGACTTCATGATTCTCGAATCTCAGAAAATCTTCAAGAATTTTGTCGTCTACCCGGAAAATATGAAGAGGAATCTCCAGATCACTCACGGGCTCTTTTTCTCTGAAGACATTTTGCTGAAGCTTGTTGAAAGAGGAATGACGAGAGAACAGGCTTACGCTATCGTCCAGAGAAATGCCATGCAATGCTGGGAAACAGGTGAGGATTTCCTCTCGGCGCTGGGCAAAGATCGTGAAGTCGCTGAGAAAATCTCACCCGAAGAGCTAGCCGGGATTTTCAGCTTAGATGCACTTTTGAAAAATGTTGACTACATTTATAAAACACTGGGATTAAAAGGATGAAGCTGCTTTTTCAGAGCAAGTCATTTTTAATCTGGCTCGGCGGATTCTACGGGCTGCTGGCAGGATTAACGATTGCCATGGCAGCGCAGATAACTTTCTTGAAGTTTTCGCTCGGTCCGATAAAATCGATAACTCTTATTGCGCTTGCCGGAGGCTCATCCGCCGCCGGCTCTCATCTCGTCAGCAAGCATCTCTTTCGAGAAGACGAACCTATCTTGAACCGCCCCTTGCACTACATTTTGTTCTTCTCTCTGCTTCCGGTCTTGATACTTATCCTTGCAATTATTCTATTCTTCAACCCGGATTAGAGATGATGATTTCAAATCGGAAAGACTAGCTGAAGGAAGATTTCTATGGGAAGACATTTGAGATACAAAACTCAGAAAGCGAAGTTCCCAAAGGGTTGAATCATGCCGGCAAAAAAGATTAAGAAAACAAAAAATAAAATTACTACTGCCGATAACGACATTTACTCGCCAGGCATAAGCCCCGAACATGTGGCTGACGTTCTCCGCAAACATATGCTGGTGGACGGGTTCGATATCGTATTCGACCTCAAGCGAAGCAGCGGCTCCTACGCGTACGATGCAAAGAGCAAAGAAAAGTTCCTGGATTTTTTCACATTCTTCGGTTCGAATCCGGTTGGGTTCAACCATCCAAAGATGACGACGCCGGAGTTTCTTGAGAAATTAGCTTATGTCTCGGTACAAAAACCGTCATGTTCGGACTCGTATACGGTCGAGATGGCGGAATTCATAGATACATTCTCGCGAACTGCGATCCCGGATTACCTTCCTCACGTTTTCCTGATCGAGGGAGGAGGACTCGCGGTTGAGAATGCCCTGAAAGCCGCTTTCGATTTCAGAATGCAACGAAATCTCAGCTCCGGTTTTTACAGATCGACCGAAGATGAGAACAGGCTGAAGGTCATTCACTTCAGGAGAGCGTTTCACGGCCGCACCGGTTATACGCTTTCGCTGACAAATACCGATCCAGTCAAGACAAGGTATTTCCCGAAATTCAACTGGCCGCGAATACACAATCCGGCCATCAGCTTCCCCCTGAATGAAGAGAATCTCAAACTGGTAAAACAGGAAGAAGAAATATCGCTCAACCAGATCAAGCAGGCAATAGTAGAATTTGGAAAGGACATCGCCGCACTAATTATCGAGCCGATACAGGCAGAGGGCGGCGATAACCATTTCAGAAAAGAGTTCTTCATTCGGCTTCGGGACATCTGTACGGACAACGACATCATCATGATTGTTGATGAAGTGCAAACCGGGATTGGCCTCACGGGTAAGATGTGGGCGCACCAGCATTTCGTCGAGCCCGACGTCGTTTCGTTCGGAAAAAAGACACAGGTCTGCGGCATTCTCGCCGGGACTATGTTTAACGAGGTAATCGAAAATGTCTTCAATACCTCCGGAAGGCTCAACAGCACTTGGGGAGGGAACCTTACCGACATGGTACGCTTCACTCGGCAGCTTCAGATCATTCAGGAAGAAAAACTTGTCGACAACGCCGCCAGGATCGGCGAACTCCTTCTTACGAGGCTGAGAGATCTGGAATCGGATTTCCCGCAGTTTGTACGGAATACGCGAGGCCGCGGACTCTTCTGTGCGTTTGATATGCCTTCTCCGCGGAAGAGGCTGGAACTCCGCCAGAGAACCTTCAACAGAAATCTTTTGATTATAGGATGCGGCGAACGAACCATTCGTTTCAGACCCCCGTTGAACGTCACCGCATCCGAGATAGAAAAAGGGATCGATATTATCCGCGCATCGCTTGCAGAAATGGAATCGGATTAACCGCAAAACCTCGAACTGACAAAATGAGGTGACGTTTGAAGGCAGGGGTTCGGGTGCAAATACAACGTTTGTCTTAACCTGTATCCCGATAAGGTGCCTTCGCGACTATTTCTTGATCATCGACCAAAACGTTCCAAGCAACTCTTTTACACCG includes:
- a CDS encoding trypsin-like peptidase domain-containing protein; the encoded protein is MNYRMEYSRPSGCVTGTLRLLLLVLFLSSPSISTVMAQSVRAEENDLTSSRENAITKSVQRISPAVVGINVTAQEQQMSPFAADPFFREFFQDNPFFQQFMQRQKFEIRSLGSGFLISADGYIITNEHVVHNATRVLITMTDGTRRPAKIIGHDLNSDVALLKIDGDSLPYCRLGDSDSILVGEWAIAFGNPFGLFDINNKPTVTVGVISSLGMNLKVDDQMGGVKNYSSMIETDAAINPGNSGGPLVDQNGRVIGMNTMIYTGGVSQSYIGYGFAIPVNRVRAIVEQLKKYGKVVHVSWIGLKLQTVDENIAKSLNMSEFSGAMVNTVEPGSPADKAGLHPGDIILKYQDDPVRDADALLSQLHDLPPGSKAKFEILRNNNLLSLTLEVGTKETSK
- the purB gene encoding adenylosuccinate lyase; amino-acid sequence: MIKRYSPAELSAVWSEENKFRIWLDVEIAAMECQAQLGRIPTEAVSEVKAKAKFDVARIDEIERTVKHDVIAFLTNVSENVGPPARFVHLGMTSSDVLDTASAIQLKQAGEIILKHLLDIQKIIGELSLKYKDVPEIGRTHGIHAEPITFGLKIAVWYDELGRDIVRLKSAIQEIAVAKISGAVGTYSHISPEVEKYVAKKFGLQPSIASTQVIQRDRHAQFMTVLAVIAGTFEKMALEVRHMQRTEVLEAEEPFTKGQKGSSAMPHKRNPVNAERICGMARLVRSYAMAALENQALWHERDISHSSVERVIFPDATLGLDFMILESQKIFKNFVVYPENMKRNLQITHGLFFSEDILLKLVERGMTREQAYAIVQRNAMQCWETGEDFLSALGKDREVAEKISPEELAGIFSLDALLKNVDYIYKTLGLKG
- the lat gene encoding L-lysine 6-transaminase → MPAKKIKKTKNKITTADNDIYSPGISPEHVADVLRKHMLVDGFDIVFDLKRSSGSYAYDAKSKEKFLDFFTFFGSNPVGFNHPKMTTPEFLEKLAYVSVQKPSCSDSYTVEMAEFIDTFSRTAIPDYLPHVFLIEGGGLAVENALKAAFDFRMQRNLSSGFYRSTEDENRLKVIHFRRAFHGRTGYTLSLTNTDPVKTRYFPKFNWPRIHNPAISFPLNEENLKLVKQEEEISLNQIKQAIVEFGKDIAALIIEPIQAEGGDNHFRKEFFIRLRDICTDNDIIMIVDEVQTGIGLTGKMWAHQHFVEPDVVSFGKKTQVCGILAGTMFNEVIENVFNTSGRLNSTWGGNLTDMVRFTRQLQIIQEEKLVDNAARIGELLLTRLRDLESDFPQFVRNTRGRGLFCAFDMPSPRKRLELRQRTFNRNLLIIGCGERTIRFRPPLNVTASEIEKGIDIIRASLAEMESD